Genomic segment of Bacteroidota bacterium:
TGCAGCATAAGTTTTTACGTAATCAAAATCTACTGCAAATAAAGTTTCCAATGCTAATACCGCGTTGGAAACATCTTTGGCCGAATCCACATAGTTTCTAAAAATATTATAATAATCTTCCTGCAGATCTGCGATCACAATTTCCGCAATGGAATCCCTACCTGTCGATTTTAGGGCAATAATCGAATCGTTCAGTTTCATCGCCTTCGCGTCAAACTCACGCAATGTTCCTAAAAAGGCAAATAATGAATTTGTAGCGGAAGAGCCCGTTACCTCCGGATTTTCTTTTTCTGCCAATGATGCATTAAAATCCATTTTTTCGTCGTGCAATGAAATGATATAATAATTCTGGCGATTGCCATCAATGGTAATTCGGCAAATCATCCGTTCAGGTAAATTATTTTTTATTTTAAAAGTTCCCTTCTCATCTGCTCGTGCAGTATCTATCAAGGTGAATTTTGGATTACCTGAATTTGGAAAACTCATGGTTTCCAAAACAATTTTTTTATTCTCAGCGCCGGTTATCTTTCCATTTATTTCAAAAGCTAAACCCTTCTCTGCACTACAGCCCGCAATCACAAATAATAGAGTTACCAGAATTACATTTATTTTTTTAAACATTTTATTTATTTTTTTATATTTTATTAATCAACTTCGTTTGATGTAGGACCTAGGACATAAGACCTAGGACCTAAGACCTACGACTTAGTATTCGAAAGCCAAATTATTTAATGTAACCCGGTTGTTAATTCTCCATTCTCAACTCTCCATTCTCCATTCTCAATTCTCAATTCTCAATTTTTTTTTGGCTGTTTAATTATCAATTGTCAATTGTCAATTATCAATTATTTTTTTGGCTGTTTAATTATCAATTATCAATTGTCAATTGTCAATTTGTGTTCCAGCATTTTCGAAGTCATTTTGGGGTCTGCTTTTCCTTTGCTTAATTTCATTACTTCCCCCATAAATAATCCTAAAATACCTGTTTTTCCACCTCTG
This window contains:
- a CDS encoding AhpC/TSA family protein, which codes for MFKKINVILVTLLFVIAGCSAEKGLAFEINGKITGAENKKIVLETMSFPNSGNPKFTLIDTARADEKGTFKIKNNLPERMICRITIDGNRQNYYIISLHDEKMDFNASLAEKENPEVTGSSATNSLFAFLGTLREFDAKAMKLNDSIIALKSTGRDSIAEIVIADLQEDYYNIFRNYVDSAKDVSNAVLALETLFAVDFDYVKTYAAKVQGSADSNSVYVKELSEKIKLQEATAAQSFIGKPIIDIIQPNAEGEQMKLSDLKGKVVLIDFWASWCAPCRAENPNLVKVYNLYKDDGFTVYSVSLDTDKKKWIDAVQKDGLTWKNHVALFDSNNNKAASDYRITGIPMSFLVNREGIIVAENLRGAKLEQMVKETLMDN